In Comamonadaceae bacterium OS-1, a single window of DNA contains:
- the sasA_13 gene encoding adaptive-response sensory-kinase SasA: MKIFQREQRSLFGEILDWMLTPLLLLWPVSLALTWLVAQGIAGKPFDRALEYNVQALSQLLVVSQPHQAQFNLPLPAREFMRADDSDQVYYQVLGGHGEYLSGEHDFPAPPAEEKPAEGAVHLRDDEMRGLDVRVAYLWVALDLPGNPLALVQVAETREKRSVLAAEIIKGVMLPQFVILPLAVLLVWLALARGIQPLKRLEDRIRARTSDDLSPLDEKAVPLEVAPLVSSVNDLLNRLKDSIATQKRFLADAAHQLKTPLAGLRMQADLAQREGTNTAELKRSLQQIGRSSVRATHTVNQLLALARAENGSVSLSLQLCDLARLTMEVVRDSVPHALEKRIDLGYDGAEPGSPGVQLNGNPTLIKELVRNLVDNAINYTPSGGIITARVLAEPDTPIGPISAIGRATASVLLQVEDTGPGIPESERELVFQPFYRALGTEADGSGLGLSIVQEIARQHSAEVTLEDAHPGATPPGTRVAVRFARAGAGVGLGGG, from the coding sequence GTGAAAATCTTCCAGCGCGAGCAACGTTCCCTGTTCGGCGAAATCCTGGACTGGATGCTCACGCCCCTGCTGCTGCTGTGGCCGGTCAGCCTGGCGCTGACCTGGCTGGTGGCGCAAGGCATTGCGGGCAAGCCGTTTGACCGGGCGCTGGAATACAACGTACAGGCCCTGTCGCAGTTGCTGGTGGTGTCGCAGCCGCACCAGGCGCAGTTCAACCTGCCCCTGCCCGCCCGCGAATTCATGCGCGCCGACGATTCCGACCAGGTCTACTACCAGGTGCTGGGCGGCCACGGCGAGTACCTCAGCGGCGAGCACGACTTCCCCGCGCCGCCCGCCGAGGAAAAGCCCGCCGAAGGCGCGGTGCACCTGCGCGATGACGAAATGCGCGGCCTGGACGTGCGGGTGGCCTACCTGTGGGTGGCGCTGGACCTGCCCGGCAACCCGCTGGCCCTGGTGCAGGTGGCCGAAACGCGCGAAAAGCGCTCGGTGCTGGCGGCCGAAATTATCAAGGGCGTGATGCTGCCGCAGTTTGTCATCTTGCCGCTGGCCGTGCTGCTGGTCTGGCTGGCGCTGGCGCGCGGCATCCAGCCCCTGAAGCGCCTGGAAGACCGCATCCGCGCCCGCACCTCGGACGACCTGAGCCCATTGGACGAGAAAGCCGTGCCGCTGGAAGTCGCGCCGCTGGTTTCGTCGGTCAACGACCTGCTGAACCGTCTCAAAGACTCCATCGCCACCCAAAAGCGCTTTTTGGCCGACGCCGCCCACCAGCTCAAAACCCCGCTGGCGGGCCTGCGCATGCAAGCCGATCTGGCCCAGCGCGAAGGCACCAACACGGCCGAGCTCAAACGTTCGCTGCAGCAGATTGGCCGCTCCAGCGTGCGCGCCACCCACACCGTCAACCAGCTGCTGGCCCTGGCCCGGGCCGAAAACGGCAGCGTCAGCCTGAGCCTGCAGCTCTGCGACCTGGCCCGCCTGACCATGGAGGTGGTGCGCGACTCCGTGCCCCACGCGCTGGAAAAGCGCATCGACCTGGGCTATGACGGTGCCGAGCCCGGCAGCCCCGGCGTGCAGCTCAACGGCAACCCCACGCTCATCAAAGAACTGGTGCGCAACCTGGTGGACAACGCCATCAACTACACCCCCTCGGGCGGCATCATCACCGCCCGCGTACTGGCCGAACCCGACACCCCCATCGGCCCCATCAGCGCCATAGGCCGCGCCACCGCCAGCGTGCTGCTGCAGGTCGAAGACACCGGCCCCGGCATCCCCGAGTCCGAGCGCGAACTGGTGTTCCAGCCCTTCTACCGCGCCCTGGGCACTGAGGCCGACGGCTCCGGCCTGGGCCTGTCCATCGTCCAGGAAATCGCCCGCCAGCACAGCGCCGAGGTCACCCTGGAAGACGCCCACCCCGGTGCCACCCCGCCGGGCACGCGGGTGGCGGTGCGGTTTGCGAGGGCGGGGGCTGGAGTGGGGCTGGGGGGTGGTTGA